From the genome of Phreatobacter cathodiphilus, one region includes:
- a CDS encoding glycoside hydrolase family 25 protein has translation MATSLTMTRRSIAFTAVTLMGLMLAGCGSVPTEVAAPQTGDHPFPTLTHTVGHHVHPVHGIDVSKYQGQIDWEQVRAAGVSFAFIKATEGGDRLDSRFRENWEASRRAGVPRGAYHFTYWCRPMADQIAWFKQNVPVEPDALPPVLDVEWNFQSPTCPRRVPVALAQAKMREFLHAMERHYGKKPIIYADIKFHREVLAGNEFAEYPFWVRSVAAVPHERYPGRRWAFWQITATGRVAGINTPVDRNVFAGTRQQWQQIAQTGFRHRGHGATAVAAAPAAPAAAQPVALAAAETAPAQVPTATTSVPAAAVPTADTPAMTTAPLPASRPRF, from the coding sequence TTGGCCACATCGCTGACCATGACACGACGCTCCATCGCCTTCACCGCCGTGACCCTGATGGGGCTGATGCTCGCCGGCTGCGGCAGCGTGCCGACCGAGGTCGCCGCGCCGCAGACGGGTGACCACCCGTTCCCGACCCTGACCCATACGGTGGGCCATCACGTCCACCCGGTGCACGGCATCGACGTGTCGAAGTACCAGGGCCAGATCGACTGGGAGCAGGTGAGGGCGGCCGGCGTCTCCTTCGCCTTCATCAAGGCGACCGAAGGCGGCGACCGCCTCGACAGCCGCTTCCGCGAGAACTGGGAAGCCTCGCGCCGGGCCGGCGTGCCGCGCGGCGCCTATCACTTCACCTACTGGTGCCGGCCGATGGCCGACCAGATCGCCTGGTTCAAGCAGAACGTGCCGGTGGAGCCGGACGCGTTGCCGCCGGTGCTCGACGTCGAGTGGAACTTCCAGTCGCCGACCTGCCCGCGCCGGGTGCCGGTGGCGCTGGCGCAGGCGAAGATGCGCGAGTTCCTGCACGCCATGGAGCGACACTACGGCAAGAAGCCGATCATCTACGCCGACATCAAGTTCCACCGCGAGGTGCTGGCCGGCAACGAGTTCGCCGAATACCCGTTCTGGGTCCGCTCGGTGGCGGCGGTGCCGCACGAGCGCTATCCCGGCCGGCGCTGGGCCTTCTGGCAGATCACCGCCACCGGCCGCGTCGCCGGGATCAACACGCCCGTCGACCGCAACGTCTTCGCCGGCACCCGCCAGCAATGGCAGCAGATCGCCCAGACCGGTTTCCGGCACCGGGGCCACGGAGCGACGGCGGTCGCCGCCGCGCCGGCTGCTCCCGCTGCGGCCCAGCCGGTGGCGCTCGCCGCCGCCGAGACCGCGCCCGCCCAGGTGCCGACCGCGACGACCTCCGTGCCCGCCGCCGCCGTTCCGACGGCCGATACGCCGGCCATGACCACGGCGCCGCTGCCGGCATCCCGGCCCCGCTTCTAG
- a CDS encoding ribonuclease activity regulator RraA, giving the protein MTDVLPLDPAVKAKLETITTATLTTVLLKKGLRKVWMAGTQPFSHAGKRTVGRAFTLRFVPAREDLATPASWSHPISTRGAIEAMPEGVIAVVDAMGSKDAGIFGDILCARMAKRGVAALVTDGVVRDADGVRGTGLPVWCSGAAAPASVAALTFINWQEPIGCGGVAVFPNDIVVCDGDGAVLIPQDMVDAVLEAAEAQEHLEGWLMGEVEKGVPLPGLYPPNAETKARYEKETGRKA; this is encoded by the coding sequence ATGACCGACGTCCTGCCCCTCGATCCCGCCGTCAAGGCGAAGCTCGAGACCATCACCACCGCGACCCTGACGACGGTCCTGCTCAAGAAGGGCCTGAGGAAAGTGTGGATGGCGGGCACGCAGCCCTTTTCGCATGCCGGCAAGCGCACGGTCGGGCGGGCGTTCACGCTGCGCTTCGTGCCGGCGCGCGAGGACCTCGCCACCCCTGCGAGCTGGTCGCATCCGATCTCGACCCGCGGCGCCATCGAGGCCATGCCCGAGGGCGTCATCGCCGTCGTCGACGCCATGGGCTCGAAGGACGCCGGCATCTTCGGCGACATCCTCTGCGCCCGCATGGCCAAGCGCGGCGTCGCCGCCCTCGTCACCGACGGCGTGGTGCGCGATGCCGACGGCGTGCGCGGCACGGGCCTGCCGGTCTGGTGCTCGGGCGCCGCGGCGCCGGCCTCGGTGGCCGCGCTCACCTTCATCAACTGGCAGGAGCCGATCGGCTGCGGCGGCGTCGCCGTCTTCCCGAACGACATCGTCGTCTGCGACGGCGACGGCGCCGTGCTCATCCCGCAGGACATGGTCGACGCCGTGCTCGAGGCCGCCGAGGCGCAGGAGCATCTCGAGGGCTGGCTGATGGGCGAGGTCGAGAAGGGCGTGCCGCTGCCGGGGCTCTATCCGCCCAATGCCGAGACCAAGGCCCGTTACGAAAAGGAAACGGGTCGTAAAGCATAA
- a CDS encoding DUF1330 domain-containing protein, giving the protein MTAYAVAHLTSVEMGPAIRAYLAAIDATFAPFGGRFLIHGGRAEVLEGPWSGDLVVIAFPDRASAAAWYGSPAYQAILPLRRDHARGAVFLLDGVDDSHRATDVLAEGGG; this is encoded by the coding sequence ATGACCGCCTATGCCGTCGCCCACCTGACATCCGTCGAGATGGGTCCCGCCATCCGCGCCTATCTCGCAGCGATCGATGCGACGTTCGCGCCGTTCGGCGGCCGGTTCCTCATCCACGGCGGCCGTGCCGAGGTGCTCGAAGGGCCCTGGTCGGGCGATCTCGTCGTCATCGCCTTTCCCGACCGCGCCAGTGCCGCTGCCTGGTACGGCTCGCCCGCCTACCAGGCCATCCTGCCGCTCAGGCGCGACCATGCCCGCGGCGCGGTCTTTCTGCTGGACGGCGTTGACGACAGCCACCGCGCCACCGACGTGCTGGCGGAAGGCGGGGGATGA
- a CDS encoding putative bifunctional diguanylate cyclase/phosphodiesterase, producing MSISVKRRADAALSGYVWAAGAAAATSGVLAGVMGYHALDPARLVLGADASWVPQLTVMTLAATLAALGLLWSLRIAQRQVIAGARFLLPPGIDGLTGLANRAAFCRSFEEGLDGVDRKGGLTLLLLDLDHFKEINDTFGHHAGDTVLAEVARRLRFVCGPEAVIGRLGGDEFAVLIQGSPAATDIAAACRMIIAAIRKPIPCDGHALGVGVSIGFLSTEDRTASRDDLMRRADRALYAAKAAGKNCAVAFHPDMDRDESHRRYLERELRGALINGEISIELQPIFSADGQRLEGAEALARWNHSYRGRILPVEFIPLAETSGLIHQLGQVVLRQACRAAARWDGPFVSVNVSPLEFRRDDFILNVRAALEASGLPPERLVLEITEGVMIENADHALHAIRAIRALGVKVALDDFGTGFSSLSYLRKFELDALKVDRSFVTDLDNGAEAATILHCVVNLGRALGLSVVAEGVETADQARFLRAAGCHRMQGYHFGRPMPLAGFEAHFGLAPDGGEGHRAVA from the coding sequence ATGTCCATTTCGGTGAAGCGCCGTGCCGACGCGGCGTTGAGCGGCTATGTCTGGGCGGCGGGTGCCGCCGCTGCCACGTCCGGGGTTCTGGCGGGGGTCATGGGGTATCACGCCCTCGACCCGGCCCGGCTCGTCCTCGGCGCCGACGCTTCATGGGTGCCCCAGCTCACCGTCATGACGCTGGCCGCGACGCTGGCGGCCCTCGGCCTGCTCTGGTCTCTGCGCATCGCCCAGCGCCAGGTCATCGCGGGGGCGCGTTTCCTGCTGCCGCCCGGTATCGACGGGCTCACGGGCCTCGCCAACCGGGCCGCCTTCTGCCGCTCCTTCGAAGAGGGCCTCGACGGCGTCGACCGCAAGGGCGGCCTCACGCTCCTGCTGCTCGACCTCGACCACTTCAAGGAGATCAACGACACGTTTGGCCACCATGCCGGCGACACGGTGCTCGCCGAGGTGGCGCGCCGCCTGCGCTTCGTCTGCGGCCCGGAGGCGGTGATCGGCCGCCTCGGGGGCGATGAGTTCGCCGTGCTGATCCAGGGGTCGCCGGCCGCCACGGACATTGCCGCGGCCTGCCGCATGATCATCGCCGCCATTCGCAAACCGATCCCCTGCGACGGCCATGCGCTCGGCGTCGGCGTCTCCATCGGATTCCTGTCGACGGAGGACCGTACCGCGAGCCGCGACGACCTGATGCGCCGGGCGGACCGGGCGCTCTATGCCGCCAAGGCCGCCGGAAAGAACTGTGCCGTCGCCTTCCATCCCGACATGGACCGCGACGAATCGCACCGCCGCTACCTCGAACGCGAGCTGCGCGGTGCGTTGATCAACGGCGAAATTTCCATCGAGCTGCAGCCGATCTTCTCGGCGGACGGACAGAGGCTGGAGGGGGCCGAGGCGCTGGCGCGCTGGAACCACAGCTATCGCGGCCGGATCCTGCCGGTGGAGTTCATCCCGTTGGCGGAGACCAGCGGTCTCATTCACCAGCTCGGCCAGGTGGTGCTGCGCCAGGCCTGCCGGGCGGCGGCGCGCTGGGACGGGCCCTTCGTCTCCGTCAACGTCTCGCCGCTGGAGTTCCGCCGCGACGACTTCATCTTGAACGTCCGGGCGGCGCTGGAGGCCTCCGGCCTGCCGCCGGAGCGGCTGGTGCTGGAGATCACCGAAGGCGTGATGATCGAGAATGCCGACCATGCGCTGCACGCGATCCGCGCCATCCGGGCGCTGGGCGTGAAGGTGGCGCTGGACGATTTCGGTACCGGCTTCTCCTCGCTCAGCTACCTGCGCAAGTTCGAGCTCGACGCGCTGAAGGTCGACCGCAGCTTCGTCACCGATCTCGACAACGGCGCCGAAGCCGCCACCATCCTGCACTGCGTGGTCAATCTCGGCCGCGCCCTCGGCCTCTCGGTCGTTGCCGAGGGCGTGGAGACGGCGGACCAGGCGCGCTTCCTCAGGGCGGCCGGCTGCCACCGCATGCAGGGCTATCATTTCGGCCGGCCCATGCCCCTGGCGGGATTCGAGGCTCACTTCGGTCTCGCGCCGGACGGCGGGGAGGGGCATCGCGCGGTGGCATGA
- the mgtE gene encoding magnesium transporter: MAETTSPAAMAEEWREKDWRDEEGELLPEVVELVQSILAAEDGASLKSLVSDAHEADLGALLAQLDAEDRSRAVALLGSDFDFNALNEVDETIRAEILEDMAPATVAEGIATLETDDAVAILEDLDEDERSAILDKLSPADSFALRRAFDYPEGSAGRRMKDEFIAVPPFWTVGQVIDHLREAADLPDDFTEIFIVDPGFHLQGHIRLDRLLRAKRPVVVTDILEEEMHTVGASEDQEDAALLFERYNLLSAPVVDEVNRLVGVLTVDDIVDVIEEEADEDIKALGGVKADEEISDSVWTTAKGRFRWLLINLVTAFLATTVLKSFEHQLEAMVALAVLAPIVASQGGSAATQTMTVAVRALATRELGPRNAWRIVRREVSVGLFNGIAFALITGTVASFWFTNAGIGVVIGLALVCNLVAGSLGGVLVPLALDRLKVDPAISSGPFVTTVTDVTGFFSFLMIASWWFRI; encoded by the coding sequence ATGGCCGAAACCACGTCGCCCGCCGCCATGGCCGAGGAATGGCGCGAGAAGGACTGGCGCGACGAGGAGGGCGAGCTGCTCCCCGAGGTCGTGGAACTCGTCCAGTCGATCCTCGCCGCGGAGGACGGCGCGAGCCTGAAGAGCCTCGTCTCCGACGCGCACGAGGCCGACCTCGGCGCCCTGTTGGCGCAGCTCGACGCGGAGGACCGCAGCCGGGCGGTGGCGCTTCTCGGTTCGGATTTCGACTTCAACGCGCTGAACGAGGTCGACGAGACCATCCGCGCCGAGATCCTCGAGGACATGGCCCCCGCCACCGTCGCCGAGGGCATCGCGACGCTGGAGACCGACGACGCCGTCGCCATCCTCGAGGATCTCGACGAGGACGAGCGCTCGGCCATCCTCGACAAGCTGTCGCCGGCCGACAGCTTCGCGCTGCGCCGCGCCTTCGACTATCCGGAAGGCTCCGCCGGCCGGCGCATGAAGGACGAGTTCATCGCTGTGCCGCCGTTCTGGACGGTGGGGCAGGTCATCGACCACCTGCGCGAAGCGGCGGACCTGCCGGACGACTTCACTGAAATCTTCATCGTCGACCCCGGATTTCACCTCCAGGGCCATATCCGACTCGACCGCCTGCTGCGCGCCAAGCGGCCGGTGGTGGTGACCGACATCCTCGAGGAGGAGATGCACACGGTCGGCGCCAGCGAGGACCAGGAGGACGCCGCGCTGCTCTTCGAGCGCTACAATCTGCTGTCCGCGCCGGTGGTGGACGAGGTCAACCGCCTCGTCGGCGTGCTCACCGTCGACGACATCGTCGACGTCATCGAGGAGGAGGCCGACGAGGACATCAAGGCGCTCGGCGGCGTCAAGGCGGACGAGGAGATCTCGGACAGCGTCTGGACCACCGCCAAGGGCCGCTTCCGCTGGCTGCTGATCAACCTGGTCACCGCCTTCCTCGCGACCACCGTGCTGAAGTCCTTCGAGCACCAGCTCGAGGCGATGGTGGCGCTCGCCGTCCTCGCCCCCATCGTGGCGAGCCAGGGTGGCAGCGCCGCGACCCAGACCATGACGGTGGCGGTGCGCGCACTGGCGACCCGCGAGCTCGGCCCGCGCAACGCCTGGCGCATCGTCCGCCGCGAGGTCTCGGTCGGCCTCTTCAACGGCATCGCCTTCGCCCTCATCACGGGGACCGTCGCGAGCTTCTGGTTCACCAATGCCGGCATCGGCGTGGTGATCGGCCTCGCCCTCGTCTGCAACCTCGTGGCGGGCTCGCTCGGCGGGGTGCTGGTGCCGCTGGCGCTGGACAGGTTGAAGGTCGACCCGGCCATCTCGTCGGGCCCCTTCGTCACCACGGTGACCGACGTGACCGGCTTCTTCAGCTTCCTCATGATCGCGAGCTGGTGGTTCAGGATCTGA
- a CDS encoding polysaccharide deacetylase family protein, with product MISTHRPSRRAVLGALSLSALAAGGAQAAECGPDRLGTARIIPVSTAGGLRVGRKSYPRTLPLAPGDVLLTFDDGPHPGTTEPILATLARECVKATFFMIGRQAAAHPALARRVLAEGHTVGHHSNTHPMTLAQLPQAQAEADIEAGFAAVDRALYGTYSGRPRTPFFRYPGFGDSEPLNQGLAARQIGIFGADLWASDWNDMAPQAQLALVMRRLKQTRGGILLFHDTRPQTAAMLPAFLEAMRHEGYRAVNIVPA from the coding sequence ATGATCTCCACCCACAGGCCCTCGCGCCGGGCTGTCCTCGGCGCGCTGTCCCTGTCCGCCCTGGCGGCGGGCGGGGCGCAGGCCGCGGAATGCGGGCCGGACCGGCTGGGCACGGCCCGCATCATCCCCGTCTCCACCGCGGGCGGCCTGCGCGTCGGCCGCAAGAGCTATCCGCGCACCCTGCCCCTCGCCCCGGGGGACGTGCTGCTCACCTTCGACGACGGCCCCCATCCCGGCACGACGGAGCCGATCCTCGCGACGCTGGCGCGCGAATGCGTGAAGGCCACCTTCTTCATGATCGGCCGGCAGGCGGCCGCCCACCCTGCCCTCGCCCGGCGGGTGCTCGCCGAGGGCCACACCGTCGGCCACCACTCCAACACCCACCCGATGACGCTGGCGCAACTGCCGCAGGCCCAGGCCGAGGCCGACATCGAGGCCGGTTTCGCCGCCGTGGACCGGGCGCTCTACGGCACCTATTCCGGCCGGCCCCGGACGCCCTTCTTCCGCTATCCCGGCTTCGGCGATTCCGAGCCGCTGAACCAGGGGCTGGCGGCGCGCCAGATCGGCATTTTCGGCGCAGACCTCTGGGCGAGCGACTGGAACGACATGGCGCCCCAGGCCCAGCTCGCCCTGGTGATGCGCCGCCTGAAGCAGACCCGCGGCGGCATCCTGCTGTTCCACGACACGCGACCGCAGACGGCGGCCATGCTGCCGGCCTTCCTCGAGGCCATGCGTCACGAGGGCTACCGCGCGGTCAACATCGTCCCGGCGTGA
- a CDS encoding ABC transporter substrate-binding protein, with translation MRITRRQGLVAAAAILAAPRIGFAQGQARPLRFVVNVGLQNLDPISSPSFVTRNFGYMVFDTLVSLDGKGEYKPQMLEGWEVSADRLTWKFKLRGGLMFHDGQKVTSEDVIASLKRWGSRDSIGRRLMAATAELTADGPDAFTLKLSRPFGGVIDALGKPSVHVPMIMPARIASATPPTQQVAEIVGSGPYVFQRSEWVPGDRATFRKFDKYVPRSEPADGLAGGKIAKIDRVEMLTMPDIALRYAALTRGEVDYLEYAPVDLVPRMRRDRNLVFAQASGRANLMYAVSINHFQAPMDNVLVRRAIQQCLDRGEVLAGAGFGGDLGKPDCTSMFMCGAPFENKGGSDAIANPSIDKAKALLAEAGYKGEKIVVLHPLDSPLLNPFGAVLIDRMKRAGFNVDVQGLEWSAIAQRWVQKNPLDQGGWSVIPVVYTGFDMSDPLSNLGVGFNCTGNQPWGYCVQPMVPAIERFEAESDPAKRRAIAEEIQTFALENATFPIAGQFQSPAVWRAELSGVIDFGFPVMWNIERKA, from the coding sequence ATGCGCATCACCCGTCGCCAGGGCCTTGTCGCAGCAGCGGCCATCCTCGCCGCGCCGCGGATCGGCTTCGCCCAGGGCCAGGCCAGGCCCCTGCGCTTCGTCGTCAATGTCGGCCTGCAGAACCTCGACCCGATTTCCTCGCCGTCCTTCGTGACGCGCAATTTCGGCTACATGGTCTTCGACACGCTGGTCTCATTGGACGGCAAGGGCGAATACAAGCCGCAGATGCTGGAGGGCTGGGAGGTCAGCGCCGACCGGCTGACCTGGAAGTTCAAGCTGCGCGGTGGCCTGATGTTCCACGACGGCCAGAAGGTGACCTCCGAGGACGTCATCGCCTCGCTGAAGCGCTGGGGCAGCCGCGACTCCATCGGCCGGCGCCTGATGGCGGCCACCGCCGAACTCACCGCCGACGGCCCCGACGCCTTCACCCTGAAGCTGTCGCGCCCCTTCGGCGGCGTCATCGACGCGCTGGGCAAGCCCTCCGTCCACGTGCCGATGATCATGCCGGCGCGTATCGCCTCGGCGACGCCGCCGACCCAGCAGGTCGCGGAGATCGTCGGCTCGGGCCCCTATGTGTTCCAGCGCAGCGAATGGGTGCCGGGCGACCGCGCCACCTTCCGCAAGTTCGACAAGTACGTCCCGCGCAGCGAGCCGGCCGACGGCCTCGCCGGCGGCAAGATCGCCAAGATCGACCGGGTGGAGATGCTGACCATGCCGGACATCGCGCTGCGCTATGCGGCGCTGACGCGCGGCGAGGTCGACTATCTGGAATATGCGCCGGTGGACCTCGTGCCGCGCATGCGGCGGGACCGCAACCTGGTCTTCGCCCAGGCGAGCGGGCGCGCCAACCTGATGTATGCGGTGTCGATCAACCACTTCCAGGCGCCGATGGACAACGTCCTCGTCCGCCGCGCCATCCAGCAGTGCCTCGACCGCGGCGAGGTGCTGGCCGGCGCCGGCTTCGGCGGCGACCTCGGCAAGCCCGACTGCACCTCCATGTTCATGTGCGGCGCGCCGTTCGAGAACAAGGGCGGCAGCGACGCGATCGCCAATCCGAGCATCGACAAGGCCAAGGCGCTGCTGGCCGAGGCCGGCTACAAGGGCGAAAAGATCGTCGTGCTGCACCCGCTCGACAGCCCGCTGCTCAATCCCTTCGGTGCCGTGCTCATCGACCGGATGAAGCGGGCCGGCTTCAACGTCGACGTGCAGGGCCTCGAATGGTCGGCGATCGCCCAGCGCTGGGTGCAGAAGAATCCGCTCGACCAAGGCGGCTGGAGCGTCATTCCGGTCGTCTATACCGGCTTCGACATGTCCGACCCGCTGTCCAATCTCGGCGTCGGCTTCAACTGTACCGGCAACCAGCCCTGGGGCTATTGCGTGCAGCCCATGGTGCCGGCCATCGAACGGTTCGAGGCGGAGAGCGACCCGGCCAAGCGCAGGGCGATCGCCGAGGAGATCCAGACTTTCGCGCTGGAGAACGCGACATTCCCCATCGCCGGCCAGTTCCAGAGCCCGGCCGTGTGGCGCGCCGAGCTGTCGGGGGTCATCGACTTCGGCTTCCCCGTCATGTGGAACATCGAGCGCAAGGCCTGA